One genomic window of uncultured delta proteobacterium includes the following:
- a CDS encoding conserved membrane hypothetical protein (Evidence 4 : Homologs of previously reported genes of unknown function): MEQKPFLLLTPGEWALVGVTIIWGTTFLIIRNALSSGGPLFFVGLRFTCAALVMVAVSIPVLRGLTFREVVAGSLIGLGLFTGYALQSSGLQWITASKSAFITAFYVPAVPLLQWLIMRRPPGRNAWLGVAMAFIGVALLAGPDGVSLGFGKGEAYTFLGAVAVAVEIVLIGFFANSVDVRRVTIVQVAVCAVLAFCLMPVAGEALPPFSWAFTLSACGLGVATALIQSVMNWAQKSISPTRATVIYAGEPVWAGIFGRMFGERLPALAFLGGALIVLSVIVSGLRAGKKKR; this comes from the coding sequence ATGGAACAAAAACCCTTTCTTCTTCTGACCCCCGGCGAGTGGGCGCTCGTCGGGGTAACCATCATTTGGGGCACGACCTTCCTCATCATCCGCAACGCCCTCTCCAGCGGCGGCCCCCTGTTTTTCGTGGGGCTGCGCTTTACCTGCGCCGCCCTGGTGATGGTGGCCGTTTCCATCCCCGTGCTGCGCGGCCTCACCTTCCGGGAAGTCGTGGCCGGTTCCCTTATCGGGCTGGGCCTGTTCACGGGGTACGCCCTGCAATCCAGCGGCCTGCAATGGATAACCGCCAGCAAGTCCGCCTTTATCACGGCCTTTTACGTGCCCGCCGTGCCGCTTCTGCAATGGCTGATAATGCGGCGGCCCCCCGGCCGCAACGCCTGGCTCGGCGTTGCCATGGCCTTTATCGGGGTAGCCCTGCTGGCCGGGCCGGACGGGGTTTCCCTGGGGTTCGGCAAGGGAGAGGCCTACACCTTTCTGGGCGCCGTGGCCGTGGCCGTGGAGATCGTCCTGATAGGGTTTTTCGCGAACAGCGTCGACGTGCGGCGGGTGACCATCGTCCAGGTGGCCGTCTGCGCCGTTCTGGCTTTTTGCCTCATGCCGGTTGCGGGGGAGGCCCTGCCGCCCTTCTCCTGGGCCTTCACGCTGAGCGCCTGCGGCCTCGGCGTCGCCACCGCGCTTATCCAGTCGGTCATGAACTGGGCGCAAAAAAGCATCAGCCCCACGCGGGCCACGGTCATCTACGCCGGGGAACCGGTCTGGGCGGGCATCTTCGGCAGGATGTTCGGCGAGCGGCTTCCGGCGCTCGCCTTCCTGGGCGGGGCGCTGATCGTGCTCAGCGTCATCGTGAGCGGTCTGCGCGCCGGGAAAAAGAAGCGCTAA
- the puuE gene encoding GABA aminotransferase, PLP-dependent (Evidence 2a : Function of homologous gene experimentally demonstrated in an other organism; PubMedId : 15590624, 9150200; Product type e : enzyme), which translates to MATNSDLQKRKDAAVPKGVGVLCKFFADKAKNAEVWDVEGNRYIDFAGGIGVLNNGHLNPTVQAAVEAQLQRFTHTCFSIIPYEHYVRAAERINKLAPGPSPKKTAFFSTGAEAVENAIKIARFHTGGRPGIVAFAASFHGRTNMTMALTGKVAPYKLGFGPFPSDVYHVPYPNELHGVSVQDSLDALNTLFKTAIEPTRVGVLILEIVQGEGGFNVAPKEFVQALRKICDQHGIVYVHDEVQSGFGRTGKLFATEYYDVEPDIIAMAKSMGNGYPISGIVGKASIMDSPNAGGLGGTYAGSPVGLAAVNAVLDIMEEGGILKRSCMLGDKFKARMEALKKDVPYIAQVRGLGSMVAVELMKPGTKEAAPEYTKKVQEIAMSKGLLILTCGTYYNVIRNLYPITIEDKTFEEAMSILESAMKEAM; encoded by the coding sequence ATGGCTACCAATAGCGATCTGCAAAAGCGCAAAGACGCTGCCGTGCCGAAAGGCGTCGGCGTTTTGTGCAAGTTTTTCGCCGACAAAGCGAAAAACGCGGAAGTATGGGATGTGGAAGGCAACCGCTACATCGACTTTGCCGGCGGCATCGGCGTTCTGAACAACGGCCACCTGAACCCCACCGTCCAGGCCGCCGTGGAAGCGCAGTTGCAGCGTTTCACCCACACCTGCTTCTCCATCATTCCTTACGAACACTATGTGCGCGCCGCTGAACGCATCAACAAGCTGGCCCCCGGCCCCTCGCCCAAGAAGACGGCGTTCTTCTCCACCGGCGCGGAAGCTGTTGAAAACGCCATTAAAATCGCCCGCTTCCACACGGGCGGCCGCCCGGGCATCGTGGCCTTTGCCGCCAGCTTCCACGGCCGCACCAACATGACCATGGCCCTTACCGGCAAAGTGGCGCCCTACAAACTCGGCTTCGGTCCTTTCCCCAGCGACGTGTACCACGTGCCGTATCCCAACGAACTGCACGGCGTGAGCGTCCAGGATTCCCTCGATGCGCTGAACACCCTGTTCAAAACCGCCATCGAACCCACCCGCGTGGGCGTCCTGATTCTTGAAATCGTGCAGGGCGAAGGCGGCTTCAACGTCGCGCCCAAGGAATTCGTGCAGGCCCTGCGCAAAATCTGCGACCAGCACGGCATCGTGTACGTGCACGACGAAGTGCAGAGCGGTTTCGGCCGCACCGGCAAATTGTTCGCCACCGAATACTATGACGTGGAACCGGACATCATCGCCATGGCGAAATCCATGGGTAACGGCTACCCGATTTCCGGCATCGTGGGCAAAGCCTCCATCATGGATTCCCCCAACGCGGGCGGCCTCGGCGGCACCTACGCCGGCAGCCCCGTGGGTCTTGCCGCGGTCAACGCCGTGCTCGACATCATGGAAGAAGGCGGCATTCTCAAGCGTTCCTGCATGCTCGGCGACAAGTTCAAAGCCCGCATGGAAGCGCTGAAGAAAGACGTGCCCTACATCGCCCAGGTGCGCGGCCTCGGTTCCATGGTCGCCGTGGAACTCATGAAGCCCGGCACCAAGGAAGCGGCTCCCGAATACACCAAGAAGGTGCAGGAGATCGCCATGTCCAAGGGCTTGCTCATCCTTACTTGCGGTACCTACTACAACGTTATCCGCAACCTCTATCCCATCACGATTGAAGACAAGACCTTTGAAGAGGCCATGAGCATTCTTGAATCCGCGATGAAAGAAGCCATGTAG
- a CDS encoding Amidase, hydantoinase/carbamoylase family, with translation MFINKDRLWDTLETHGKIGGTPDGGVCREALTPEDKTGRDLFVTWCREAGLEVAWDEMGTIYATRPGKDNSLLPLAFGSHLDTQPTGGKYDGILGVLGGLEVMRALNDNKAVTDRPLVLIDWTNEEGSRFVPSMMASGIYTGLFKYEDMLKATDANGKVLGDELAASGYKGTEKVGARKFDALLELHIEQGPVLEAKNVEIGIVTGSQGMNWSHVTINGKSSHAGTTPMPYRLDAMGAMARLVQAAHDIANNTPDGCGTVGSITTIPSTYNTIPHTVRFTLDMRHPDEAALQAMLKRFEEAMAAERAKGFTVKREEFGTTPSQAFAPRCVAAVRKATEEAGFSKADIVSGAGHDCVYVNRVCDVGMIFVPCKDGLSHNPKESITKDQAAAGAEVLYRAVMELAKA, from the coding sequence ATGTTCATCAACAAAGACAGGCTATGGGACACGCTCGAAACGCACGGCAAGATCGGCGGCACGCCGGATGGCGGGGTCTGCCGCGAGGCGCTTACCCCGGAGGATAAAACCGGCCGCGACCTGTTCGTGACGTGGTGCCGCGAGGCGGGCCTTGAGGTCGCCTGGGACGAGATGGGCACCATTTACGCCACCCGCCCGGGCAAGGACAATTCCCTTTTGCCGCTCGCCTTCGGCAGCCACCTGGACACCCAGCCCACGGGCGGGAAGTATGACGGCATCCTCGGGGTCCTGGGCGGGCTGGAGGTCATGCGCGCGCTGAACGACAACAAGGCCGTGACGGACCGCCCCCTGGTGCTCATCGACTGGACCAACGAGGAAGGCAGCCGGTTCGTGCCGTCCATGATGGCCAGCGGCATCTACACCGGACTCTTCAAATACGAAGACATGCTCAAAGCCACGGACGCCAACGGCAAGGTCCTGGGCGACGAGCTCGCGGCCTCCGGCTACAAGGGCACGGAGAAGGTCGGGGCGCGCAAATTCGACGCGCTGCTGGAGCTGCACATTGAGCAGGGGCCGGTTCTGGAAGCCAAAAACGTCGAAATCGGCATTGTGACCGGGTCCCAGGGCATGAACTGGAGCCATGTGACCATTAACGGCAAGTCGTCCCACGCGGGCACGACGCCCATGCCGTACCGGCTGGACGCCATGGGCGCCATGGCCCGGCTGGTGCAGGCGGCCCACGATATCGCCAACAACACCCCGGACGGCTGCGGCACGGTCGGGTCCATCACGACCATTCCCTCGACGTACAACACCATCCCGCACACGGTGCGGTTCACTCTGGACATGCGGCACCCGGACGAAGCCGCGCTCCAGGCCATGCTCAAAAGGTTCGAAGAAGCCATGGCGGCGGAGCGGGCCAAAGGGTTTACGGTCAAGCGCGAGGAGTTCGGGACGACGCCCTCCCAGGCCTTCGCGCCGCGCTGTGTCGCGGCCGTGCGCAAAGCCACGGAAGAGGCCGGGTTCAGCAAGGCCGATATCGTGAGCGGGGCGGGGCACGACTGCGTGTATGTGAACCGCGTCTGCGACGTGGGCATGATTTTCGTGCCCTGCAAGGACGGCCTCAGCCACAACCCGAAAGAAAGCATCACCAAGGACCAGGCCGCGGCCGGGGCCGAGGTGCTCTACCGGGCGGTGATGGAATTGGCGAAGGCTTAG
- a CDS encoding Sialic acid trap transporter permease protein siat, with translation MIGIILIGTFFGLLFCRVPVAASMGLAAIAGMLHMGFKISVFPTAFYAAIGKYTLLAIPFFILAGVIMDYAGISKRLINFANACVGHRRGGLAVVTVIVACFFAAISGSGPATVAAIGGVLIPAMADKGYNKNFATALVASSGGIGMIIPPSIPFIIFAMLAEVSVGTMFIAGIIPGILFGVFFAVTAVLYLRNDKNVIIQEKQPLSMRMKAFREALWAIAMPVIILGGIYGGVFTPTEAAGVAVVYGLFVGVFVYKEIDWKTLWKICIDAAVSSAIITFIMGCAGAFTWILTTSGVTGQLTKALLSVTTDPWAMLFIITLIFLIAGCFVDSASGFFLLLPILLPIVKQMDYSLIAFGVIATANFAIGQVTPPVGSNLFVACNIANVSMKDLVAKVWPFIIAGLLCLLLITYVPIIITFLPALLGMKI, from the coding sequence ATGATCGGCATCATCCTTATCGGAACCTTTTTCGGCCTTCTTTTCTGCCGGGTTCCCGTGGCGGCCTCCATGGGGCTGGCCGCCATCGCGGGCATGCTGCACATGGGGTTCAAAATTTCCGTCTTCCCCACGGCCTTTTACGCGGCCATCGGCAAGTACACGCTGCTCGCCATCCCCTTCTTCATCCTGGCCGGGGTCATCATGGACTACGCCGGCATCTCCAAGCGCCTCATCAATTTCGCCAATGCCTGCGTGGGGCACCGGCGGGGCGGCCTTGCGGTCGTGACGGTTATCGTGGCCTGTTTCTTCGCGGCCATTTCCGGCTCCGGCCCGGCCACGGTGGCGGCCATCGGCGGCGTGCTCATTCCCGCCATGGCGGACAAGGGCTACAATAAAAATTTCGCCACCGCCCTGGTGGCTTCCTCCGGCGGCATCGGCATGATTATCCCGCCCAGCATCCCGTTCATCATCTTCGCCATGCTGGCGGAGGTCTCTGTCGGCACCATGTTCATCGCCGGGATCATCCCGGGCATCCTGTTCGGCGTGTTCTTCGCCGTAACGGCCGTTCTTTACTTGCGCAACGACAAGAACGTCATCATCCAGGAAAAGCAGCCCCTGTCCATGCGCATGAAGGCGTTCCGGGAAGCGCTCTGGGCCATAGCGATGCCGGTCATCATCCTGGGCGGCATCTACGGCGGCGTGTTCACGCCCACGGAAGCCGCGGGCGTGGCCGTTGTTTACGGCCTGTTCGTCGGCGTGTTCGTGTACAAGGAGATCGACTGGAAAACCCTCTGGAAAATCTGCATCGACGCCGCTGTCTCCTCGGCCATCATCACCTTCATCATGGGGTGCGCCGGGGCGTTCACCTGGATTCTGACCACGTCCGGCGTCACGGGCCAGCTGACCAAGGCCCTGCTTTCCGTGACCACGGACCCGTGGGCCATGCTGTTCATCATCACCCTCATCTTTCTCATCGCGGGCTGCTTCGTGGATTCGGCTTCCGGCTTTTTCCTGCTCCTGCCGATCCTGCTGCCCATCGTCAAGCAGATGGACTATTCCCTGATCGCCTTCGGCGTGATCGCCACGGCCAACTTCGCCATCGGCCAGGTTACGCCGCCCGTCGGCTCCAACCTTTTCGTGGCCTGCAACATCGCCAACGTCTCGATGAAGGACCTGGTCGCCAAGGTCTGGCCCTTCATCATCGCGGGACTGCTCTGCCTGTTGCTTATCACGTATGTTCCCATCATCATCACGTTCCTCCCGGCCTTGCTGGGGATGAAGATCTAA
- a CDS encoding hypothetical protein (Evidence 5 : No homology to any previously reported sequences), producing MIANETQEIRARQQAVRKAMAAEGIDVLITGASSQLEFRGILRYLAGYYLPVFEEYLVIPLDGPVTFFAHDPSGADYAANSGAVDGIRIIPGNEYNPDPGKCVAEFVKSFAPKTIAAAGQPGISENFFRSLARHLGGAPLGDFTDALNALKMVKSPSEIALTEAAVTLNDDVLRYYMQFVKAGGREMDAIIESTAYTLKNGGEDLYWMASSGKVPHLAYMAEARRKQHVWQSGDYHYAVLEHSATGGHWGEIMQLISFGEPKAEYRKAFDAVIEAIRAAAAAIKPGNTVGMAAAASDAVLVERGYMKPRPAGAPAGAIGHSQGVDVWEFPRITADDPTVIVPHMRFNLHPAAVLPDGAKITYCDCWISTETGARRLTSLPYELIVV from the coding sequence GTGATCGCGAATGAAACGCAAGAGATCCGCGCCCGCCAGCAGGCCGTCCGGAAAGCGATGGCGGCGGAAGGCATCGACGTCCTCATAACCGGCGCGTCCTCGCAGCTGGAATTCAGGGGCATTCTGCGCTACCTGGCCGGGTATTACCTGCCGGTGTTCGAGGAGTATCTCGTGATCCCGCTGGACGGGCCGGTGACCTTTTTCGCCCACGACCCGAGCGGCGCGGATTATGCCGCCAACTCCGGGGCCGTGGACGGGATCCGCATCATCCCGGGCAACGAATACAACCCGGACCCCGGCAAGTGCGTGGCCGAGTTCGTGAAATCCTTCGCGCCCAAAACCATCGCGGCGGCGGGCCAGCCCGGCATTTCGGAAAACTTCTTCCGGTCCCTTGCCCGCCACCTCGGCGGCGCGCCGCTTGGCGATTTCACGGACGCGCTGAACGCCCTCAAAATGGTCAAGAGCCCCTCGGAAATCGCCCTGACCGAAGCCGCCGTCACACTGAACGACGACGTGCTGCGCTATTACATGCAGTTCGTGAAGGCCGGCGGCCGCGAAATGGACGCCATTATCGAATCCACCGCCTACACCCTGAAAAACGGCGGGGAAGACCTCTACTGGATGGCCTCGTCCGGCAAGGTCCCGCATCTCGCCTACATGGCCGAGGCCCGGCGCAAACAGCATGTATGGCAGAGCGGCGACTACCACTATGCCGTCCTGGAGCATTCGGCCACCGGCGGACATTGGGGCGAAATCATGCAGCTGATCTCCTTCGGCGAGCCCAAGGCGGAATACCGCAAGGCTTTTGACGCGGTCATCGAAGCCATACGGGCCGCCGCCGCCGCGATCAAGCCCGGCAACACCGTGGGCATGGCCGCGGCCGCATCCGACGCGGTCCTGGTCGAGCGCGGCTATATGAAGCCCCGGCCAGCCGGAGCCCCGGCAGGGGCCATCGGGCACAGCCAGGGTGTGGACGTCTGGGAATTCCCGCGCATCACGGCGGATGACCCCACGGTCATTGTGCCCCACATGCGGTTCAACCTGCACCCGGCGGCCGTGTTGCCCGACGGCGCGAAGATCACATACTGCGATTGCTGGATATCGACGGAAACGGGCGCGCGAAGGCTGACGTCGTTGCCGTATGAGCTTATCGTCGTGTAA
- the ilvD gene encoding Dihydroxy-acid dehydratase: MPRNGCIEDKTEAYYVGLMNSVGYRKKDLEKPVIGIVNSWNDVNPGHKPLKELAQVVREGVWAAGGAPAEFTVPAPCDGIAQGEGMHCVLPSRDLIAGSIECMVRSHGFDGLVFLCSCDKIVPGMLMAAASLNMPSLFLTAGSMLPYKEGGEEYVTPDLKEAIGKFNSKAIDKATFERWRENMCFSGGTCSMFGTANTMGTFLEAVGLAPFGSATMLFAAAAKIRQARDVGERIVALTKEGSRFSDYLNEKSIVNGIKYVSATGGSTNAVLHTMAIARAMGLTLTLRDFDAVQKTVPVIAKFKPSAKPNIHTYHQAGGVPAVLQTLRPHLDLTAKLAMGGTLQTYLDTADIRADRDIIHDLDTPMHENGCFSILFGNLAPLGAVVKKSGVEPSMFRHVGPAVVFNSEEEVRDYLLQSKVEKGSVLVIRYEGPKGGPGMREMSIPAGMLVGMGLHTSVAMVTDGRYSGATRGPCVGHVAPEAWEGGPLAYVQNGDIIEIDLEKNILSLHVDDAELARRKETAQRPDKPLRGVQAAYRAAVSGADEGALWMYR; the protein is encoded by the coding sequence ATGCCCAGAAACGGCTGCATTGAAGACAAAACGGAAGCGTACTATGTCGGGCTGATGAATTCCGTCGGGTACCGCAAAAAAGATCTGGAAAAACCCGTCATCGGCATCGTCAATTCCTGGAACGACGTGAACCCCGGCCACAAACCGCTGAAGGAACTGGCCCAGGTCGTGCGCGAAGGGGTCTGGGCCGCGGGCGGCGCCCCGGCTGAATTTACCGTGCCCGCGCCCTGTGACGGCATCGCCCAGGGGGAGGGCATGCACTGCGTGCTGCCGTCCCGCGACCTCATCGCCGGGTCCATTGAATGCATGGTCCGCTCCCACGGGTTCGACGGGCTGGTGTTCCTCTGTTCCTGCGATAAAATAGTGCCGGGCATGCTCATGGCCGCCGCGTCCCTCAACATGCCGTCCCTGTTCCTGACCGCCGGCTCCATGCTGCCCTACAAGGAAGGCGGGGAGGAATACGTGACCCCGGACCTGAAGGAAGCCATCGGCAAGTTTAACAGTAAAGCTATCGATAAGGCGACGTTTGAACGCTGGCGGGAGAACATGTGTTTCTCGGGCGGCACCTGTTCGATGTTCGGCACGGCCAACACCATGGGAACCTTTCTGGAAGCCGTGGGCCTTGCGCCGTTCGGTTCCGCCACCATGCTGTTCGCGGCGGCGGCCAAGATCCGCCAGGCCAGGGACGTCGGCGAGCGCATCGTGGCGCTGACCAAGGAAGGTTCGCGGTTTTCCGACTATCTGAATGAAAAGAGCATCGTGAACGGCATCAAGTACGTTTCCGCCACCGGCGGGTCCACCAACGCGGTGTTGCACACCATGGCCATCGCGAGAGCCATGGGCCTGACCCTGACCTTGCGGGATTTTGACGCCGTCCAGAAAACCGTGCCGGTGATCGCCAAATTCAAACCCTCGGCCAAGCCCAACATCCACACCTACCACCAGGCGGGCGGGGTTCCGGCGGTGCTGCAAACCTTAAGGCCGCATCTGGACCTTACGGCAAAACTCGCCATGGGCGGCACGCTGCAAACATACCTGGATACGGCCGACATCCGCGCGGACCGGGACATCATCCATGATCTGGATACCCCCATGCACGAAAACGGCTGTTTTTCCATCCTGTTCGGCAACCTTGCGCCGCTCGGCGCGGTGGTCAAGAAGAGCGGGGTGGAGCCTTCCATGTTCCGCCATGTGGGGCCCGCCGTGGTGTTCAATTCCGAGGAGGAAGTCCGGGACTATCTTTTGCAGTCCAAAGTGGAAAAAGGCTCCGTGCTGGTCATCCGCTACGAGGGCCCCAAGGGCGGGCCGGGCATGCGGGAGATGTCCATCCCCGCCGGGATGCTGGTCGGCATGGGGCTGCACACCTCAGTCGCCATGGTAACGGACGGCCGTTACTCCGGCGCGACGCGCGGCCCGTGCGTCGGGCATGTCGCCCCGGAAGCCTGGGAAGGCGGGCCGCTGGCCTACGTCCAAAACGGGGATATCATCGAGATCGACCTCGAGAAAAATATCCTGTCCCTGCATGTGGACGATGCGGAACTCGCCAGACGCAAAGAGACGGCGCAGCGGCCAGACAAACCCCTCAGGGGCGTGCAGGCCGCATACCGCGCGGCTGTTTCCGGCGCGGACGAGGGCGCGCTCTGGATGTACCGGTAA